From one Trifolium pratense cultivar HEN17-A07 linkage group LG1, ARS_RC_1.1, whole genome shotgun sequence genomic stretch:
- the LOC123902830 gene encoding stem-specific protein TSJT1-like: MLAVFDKSVAKSPEGLQSPESNSVSSLKDGFLAQHFASLNPSSVTLNLASSGLLAYSVHKDNPLLPRLFAVVDDIFCLFQGHINNVANLKQQYGLNKTANEVTIIIEAYRTLRDRGPYPADQVVRDFQGKFAFILFDSSSKAVFVAADADGSVPFFWGIDADESLVLSDDTEIVRKSCGKSYAPFPKGCFFTTSGGLRSFEHPLNELKPIPRIDSSGQVCGSTYKVDADSKKETTGMPRVGSAANWSSDY; this comes from the exons atgttagcAGTTTTTGACAAATCTGTGGCGAAGAGTCCAGAGGGTTTACAGAGTCCTGAATCAAACTCAGTTTCATCACTCAAAGATGGTTTTTTGGCTCAACATTTTGCATCTCTAAACCCTTCTTCTGTTACCCTTAATCTTGCTTCTTCTGGTCTCTTAGCTTATTCTGTTCACAAAGACAACCCTTTACTCCCTAG GCTGTTTGCAGTTGTGGATGACATCTTCTGCTTGTTTCAAGGCCACATTAACAATGTTGCGAATCTTAAACAACAATATGGATTGAACAAAACAGCAAATGAGGTGACCATTATTATAGAGGCTTACAGGACTCTGAGAGATCGTGGTCCCTATCCGGCTGATCAAGTTGTGAGAGATTTCCAAGGCAAATTTGCATTTATCCTGTTTGATAGTAGTTCAAAAGCTGTGTTTGTTGCTGCT GATGCTGACGGGAGCGTTCCCTTCTTCTGGGGAATTGATGCTGATGAAAGTCTAGTTCTTTCAGATGACACGGAGATTGTTCGTAAGAGCTGTGGCAAATCTTATGCACCTTTTCCTAAAG GATGCTTCTTTACAACTTCTGGAGGTTTGAGGAGTTTCGAGCATCCGCTTAACGAGCTGAAGCCGATACCAAGGATTGATAGTTCTGGTCAGGTCTGTGGTTCAACTTACAAGGTCGATGCTGATTCTAAGAAGGAAACAACCGGCATGCCAAGAGTTGGGAGCGCTGCTAACTGGTCTTCTGATTACTGA